A window of the Aminivibrio sp. genome harbors these coding sequences:
- a CDS encoding tripartite tricarboxylate transporter substrate binding protein — MKLSRNILAALLVIAAFAAPVFANPFQGQNVRVVIGSTSTAGDSYLIAETVSRHLGKALGANMKVDAVGAAVALDTMQKARPDGKTIMIFHDMTYLGVSFKAYDEIYRLENMEIGPRVAQNPGAAWAARKDAPYNTMAEIPGYLKANPDAKVRMACEAGGVSHIGFIAFWKWVENKYGKDIADRIVVIVGGSTSDKIQLLIDGNADVIFADYTSLLDYTKVDDKKIAMKFVGLLDNVEGIDVPSYADQGITLTDGSEFRFSKDFLIYLPKNFPAEMIKALDDAMKTVSEDPQFKGDMAKMSYRGSYLNSAAAKEFIYKKRDSLQGLIDSAPSLDDLVM; from the coding sequence ATGAAGCTGAGCAGAAACATCCTTGCGGCACTCCTGGTAATCGCGGCATTTGCCGCCCCCGTATTCGCCAATCCCTTCCAGGGGCAGAACGTCCGGGTTGTGATCGGGTCCACGTCCACGGCGGGAGACTCCTATCTCATCGCCGAAACCGTGTCCCGCCATCTCGGCAAGGCCCTCGGGGCAAACATGAAGGTGGACGCCGTGGGGGCCGCCGTTGCCCTCGATACCATGCAGAAGGCCCGGCCCGACGGGAAGACCATCATGATATTCCATGACATGACTTACCTCGGCGTCTCCTTCAAGGCCTACGACGAGATCTACAGGCTCGAGAACATGGAGATCGGTCCCCGGGTCGCCCAAAACCCCGGTGCAGCTTGGGCAGCCCGCAAGGACGCTCCCTACAACACCATGGCTGAGATTCCCGGATATCTGAAGGCCAACCCCGACGCAAAGGTTCGGATGGCCTGTGAAGCAGGCGGCGTGTCCCACATCGGGTTCATCGCCTTCTGGAAGTGGGTCGAGAACAAGTACGGCAAGGACATTGCCGACAGGATCGTCGTCATCGTGGGCGGCTCCACCTCCGACAAGATCCAACTTCTCATTGACGGCAACGCAGACGTGATCTTCGCCGACTACACCTCTCTCCTCGACTATACCAAGGTCGATGACAAGAAGATCGCCATGAAGTTCGTCGGCCTCCTTGACAACGTCGAAGGCATCGATGTCCCCTCCTATGCCGACCAGGGCATCACCCTCACCGACGGCAGCGAATTCCGTTTCTCCAAGGATTTCCTCATTTACCTCCCCAAAAATTTCCCGGCGGAGATGATCAAGGCTCTCGACGATGCCATGAAGACCGTGTCCGAAGATCCTCAGTTCAAGGGAGACATGGCGAAGATGTCCTACCGCGGGAGCTATCTCAACTCCGCGGCGGCAAAGGAATTCATCTACAAAAAAAGAGATTCCCTTCAGGGGCTGATCGACTCCGCTCCTTCCCTCGACGACCTCGTGATGTAG
- a CDS encoding enolase C-terminal domain-like protein, translating into MKKIAAPVVAKMKVIPVAGRDSMLLNLSGAHGPFFTRNVVILTDSDGNTGVGEVPGGRKITSGLEQAKPLVVGSKVGDYRNTLLAVKKQFEGREDDVRGQQTFDLRTGVHVLTGLEAPLLDLLGKHFGVPVASLLGEGQVRDRVPVLGYLFYVADRKKTDLPYIAEDDSPVDWYRLRRQEAMTPEAVVALAKACRDLYGFSDFKLKGGVLPGEEEIEAVRALKKAFPDGRVTIDPNGGWLLRDAVRLCSGLGGVLSYCEDPCGAEGAFSGREIMAEFRRATGLPTATNMIATDWRQMAHSVALQSVDIPLADPHFWTMSGSVRVGQLCDAFGLTWGSHSNNHFDISLAMFSHTAAAVPGRITSIDTHWIWQEGTERLTKNPLRIREGFIDIPDTPGLGIEPDMDAIESAHRLYLDSCLGARNDAAAMQYLIPGWTFDPKRPCLVR; encoded by the coding sequence ATGAAAAAGATTGCCGCACCGGTAGTCGCAAAAATGAAGGTTATCCCCGTCGCGGGACGGGACAGCATGCTCCTGAACCTCAGCGGCGCCCACGGGCCCTTCTTCACCCGGAACGTGGTGATCCTCACCGACAGCGACGGAAATACGGGAGTAGGCGAGGTGCCAGGCGGCCGGAAGATCACCTCCGGCCTTGAACAGGCCAAGCCCCTCGTAGTAGGCTCGAAGGTGGGGGATTACAGGAACACCCTTCTTGCAGTGAAAAAGCAATTTGAAGGCAGGGAGGACGATGTCCGGGGGCAGCAGACCTTCGACCTCAGGACCGGGGTGCATGTCCTCACCGGTCTCGAAGCCCCCCTCCTCGACCTGCTCGGAAAACATTTCGGAGTGCCGGTTGCTTCGCTCCTGGGCGAAGGCCAGGTCCGAGACAGGGTCCCCGTCCTGGGGTACCTGTTCTACGTGGCTGACCGAAAGAAGACCGACCTGCCCTACATTGCGGAGGACGATTCTCCTGTGGACTGGTACCGCCTGCGCCGGCAGGAAGCCATGACCCCGGAGGCCGTAGTCGCCCTCGCGAAGGCCTGCCGGGATCTCTACGGCTTCTCCGACTTCAAGCTCAAGGGGGGTGTTCTCCCCGGAGAAGAGGAGATCGAAGCGGTCCGGGCACTGAAAAAGGCCTTTCCGGACGGGCGCGTCACCATAGACCCCAACGGCGGATGGCTTCTAAGGGACGCGGTGCGGCTATGCTCCGGACTCGGCGGCGTTCTGTCCTACTGCGAGGATCCCTGCGGCGCGGAAGGAGCCTTCTCCGGCCGGGAGATCATGGCGGAATTCCGCCGTGCCACCGGCCTGCCCACCGCCACCAACATGATCGCCACAGACTGGCGGCAGATGGCCCATTCAGTGGCTCTCCAGTCTGTGGACATTCCCCTTGCCGACCCCCATTTCTGGACCATGAGCGGATCGGTCAGGGTGGGGCAGCTCTGCGACGCCTTCGGCCTCACCTGGGGATCCCACTCCAACAACCACTTCGACATCTCCCTGGCCATGTTCAGCCATACCGCCGCAGCGGTGCCGGGAAGGATCACGTCCATAGACACCCACTGGATCTGGCAGGAGGGCACCGAGCGGCTCACGAAGAATCCCCTGCGGATACGGGAGGGATTCATTGACATCCCCGATACGCCGGGACTGGGCATCGAGCCGGACATGGACGCCATCGAGTCCGCTCACAGGCTGTACCTCGACTCCTGCCTGGGAGCGAGGAATGACGCAGCAGCCATGCAGTACCTCATCCCCGGCTGGACATTTGATCCGAAACGCCCCTGCCTCGTGAGGTAG
- a CDS encoding GntR family transcriptional regulator: protein MEILERRNGESSREWVKRVLTENIVHLNLLPGAPLSDKEIASSLSLSRTPVREALVLLEEMGFVDVYPQKGTFVSLLNIDDIEEGRYIRKCLEADTLIQACRSFSSDGEIRLEANLKMQKNAIASLDRKRFLFLDQDFHRILCEGCGRARVWSVISKNSLHFFRVRRLKVSKGAPGQEFYYGQHEEILEAIRAQDADRALDILNRHLSWDVEVVREAYPEFFTSESRSKKMYMFTTELAPADAGYRAEHLI, encoded by the coding sequence ATGGAAATCCTTGAGCGCCGGAACGGCGAATCATCCAGGGAATGGGTGAAGCGCGTGCTGACCGAAAACATCGTTCATCTGAACCTTCTCCCCGGCGCCCCCCTCTCGGATAAGGAGATTGCCTCGTCCCTCTCCCTGAGCAGAACCCCCGTACGGGAAGCCCTGGTGCTTCTCGAGGAAATGGGTTTCGTGGACGTCTACCCCCAGAAAGGTACCTTCGTCTCCCTTCTCAATATCGACGACATTGAGGAAGGCCGCTACATCCGCAAATGCCTCGAAGCCGATACCCTCATCCAGGCCTGCAGGTCCTTCTCCTCCGACGGAGAAATCAGGCTTGAGGCCAACCTAAAGATGCAGAAGAACGCCATCGCGAGTCTGGACCGGAAACGGTTCCTCTTCCTGGACCAGGATTTTCACCGCATCCTCTGCGAGGGGTGCGGCCGGGCAAGGGTCTGGTCCGTGATCAGCAAGAACTCCCTGCACTTTTTCCGGGTCCGCAGGCTCAAGGTCAGCAAAGGCGCGCCGGGGCAGGAATTCTATTACGGCCAGCATGAAGAGATTCTGGAGGCAATCCGGGCCCAAGACGCCGACCGTGCTCTCGACATCCTCAACCGGCACCTGAGCTGGGACGTGGAGGTCGTCCGGGAGGCGTACCCGGAGTTTTTCACCAGCGAATCCCGGTCGAAAAAAATGTATATGTTCACCACCGAGCTGGCGCCGGCTGACGCAGGTTATCGGGCCGAACATCTCATCTAG
- a CDS encoding GDSL-type esterase/lipase family protein: protein MIRSKPAAFILPAVLCIAGYWFFSEPSVNSWKIVNNPPRAAGPVVAFGDSLTAGFGSGGPGRDYPAVLSSLIGREVVNLGVNGDTVAKAFERIGELEALSPSMVILFLGGNDFLRRANLNESFAALREMVKRIQSGGTLVFLVGIEGLPLLAPVEKRYFEAAKTTGAVLVPDILRDILGNESLMSDGIHPNGEGYRIMAGRIAKVMRPYLR from the coding sequence GTGATCCGGTCCAAACCCGCGGCATTTATCCTGCCGGCCGTTCTCTGCATTGCAGGATACTGGTTTTTCAGCGAGCCTTCGGTCAATTCGTGGAAGATAGTGAACAATCCGCCCCGGGCGGCGGGGCCGGTGGTGGCCTTCGGGGACAGTCTGACGGCAGGGTTCGGATCGGGAGGCCCGGGCCGAGACTACCCTGCAGTGCTCTCGAGCCTTATCGGGCGCGAGGTTGTCAATCTGGGCGTCAACGGCGACACCGTGGCAAAAGCATTCGAAAGGATAGGGGAACTCGAGGCTCTCTCTCCCTCCATGGTGATCCTCTTCCTTGGCGGAAACGACTTTCTTCGCCGGGCAAACCTGAATGAGAGTTTCGCAGCGCTTCGAGAAATGGTGAAGCGGATACAGTCTGGCGGTACGCTCGTGTTCCTTGTAGGCATCGAGGGGCTTCCCCTCCTCGCGCCGGTGGAAAAACGGTATTTCGAGGCGGCGAAGACAACCGGTGCGGTGCTGGTCCCCGATATCCTCAGGGACATTCTCGGGAACGAGTCCCTCATGTCCGACGGGATCCACCCGAACGGGGAGGGCTACAGGATCATGGCCGGGAGGATCGCGAAGGTCATGAGGCCGTATCTTCGCTGA
- a CDS encoding AsnC family transcriptional regulator: MDELDKRLVMELQGSLPQAENPYLELGRHLGISEDEVVVRLKALKKSGRLKRIAAILRHQKSGYAANAMAVFLVPEASMDALGRKLAESTLVSHCYERVGNECWPYNLYAMVHGKTDGEVFSFIRSFAEENGIDRFEILPSAGELKKTSMVYFGEISEDTAS, translated from the coding sequence ATGGACGAACTGGACAAAAGACTCGTCATGGAGTTGCAGGGCAGCCTTCCGCAGGCGGAAAATCCTTACCTGGAGCTTGGCCGTCACCTCGGCATTTCCGAGGATGAAGTGGTGGTGCGGCTGAAGGCACTGAAGAAGTCAGGCAGGCTGAAACGAATCGCTGCAATCCTCCGTCATCAGAAATCCGGATACGCCGCCAATGCCATGGCGGTTTTCCTTGTGCCGGAAGCTTCCATGGATGCGCTTGGGAGAAAGCTTGCCGAGAGTACCCTGGTGAGCCACTGTTACGAAAGGGTCGGGAATGAATGCTGGCCTTACAACCTCTACGCCATGGTTCACGGAAAGACTGACGGCGAGGTCTTTTCCTTCATCCGCAGCTTTGCGGAAGAAAACGGCATTGACCGCTTCGAGATCCTCCCGAGCGCCGGGGAGCTTAAAAAAACGAGCATGGTCTACTTCGGCGAAATCAGCGAAGATACGGCCTCATGA
- a CDS encoding radical SAM protein — protein MLISWNTTSRCNLFCRHCYRESGPENDRSGELTTAEGRELIASIRRAGFRLLIFSGGEPLLREDIFDLVAAARQVGLIPAMGTNGTLLTGETAARLAECGLRGVAVSVDSLDREYHDTFRGTPGAFDSARQGIRNAVDAGLRVQINLTLTDRNLDQFDRMADYYGEMGVHAVHPFFLVPTGRALSMAEDELTSGAYFSMIRTVLEKQVSASLEIKPTCAPQFMPMAKEMGIPQRFTRGCLAGTGYCCVLPNGEVHVCPYLPVRAGSVREMPFEDIWKDSDVFLKLRDRSAYEGSCGECEHWQICGGCRARAYCYTGNYLAEEPWCFRR, from the coding sequence ATGCTCATTTCATGGAATACCACAAGCCGCTGCAATCTGTTCTGCCGCCACTGCTACCGGGAGTCCGGGCCTGAAAACGACCGGTCCGGGGAGCTGACTACAGCGGAAGGCAGGGAGCTCATCGCCTCCATCCGGAGGGCGGGGTTCCGTCTCCTCATCTTCAGCGGGGGAGAGCCCCTCCTCCGGGAGGACATCTTTGACCTTGTCGCCGCCGCCCGCCAGGTCGGGCTCATACCTGCCATGGGGACCAACGGCACCCTCCTCACCGGAGAGACGGCCGCCCGGCTGGCGGAGTGCGGCCTTCGGGGAGTGGCCGTGAGCGTGGACAGCCTGGACCGGGAATACCACGACACCTTCCGGGGAACCCCCGGGGCCTTCGACAGTGCCCGGCAGGGGATCCGGAACGCCGTGGATGCGGGGCTCCGGGTGCAGATCAACCTCACTCTCACCGACAGGAACCTGGACCAGTTCGACCGCATGGCCGATTACTACGGCGAGATGGGCGTCCACGCAGTCCATCCCTTCTTCCTCGTTCCCACCGGAAGGGCCCTCTCCATGGCCGAGGATGAGCTTACCTCGGGGGCCTACTTTTCCATGATCCGCACGGTTCTCGAAAAGCAGGTCTCCGCCTCGCTGGAAATCAAGCCCACCTGCGCCCCCCAGTTCATGCCCATGGCGAAGGAGATGGGCATTCCCCAGAGATTCACCCGGGGATGCCTGGCCGGAACGGGCTACTGCTGCGTCCTCCCGAACGGGGAGGTCCACGTCTGCCCCTACCTGCCCGTCAGGGCCGGAAGCGTAAGAGAGATGCCTTTCGAGGACATCTGGAAGGACAGCGATGTGTTCCTGAAGCTGCGGGACAGGTCGGCCTACGAGGGAAGCTGCGGGGAGTGCGAGCACTGGCAGATCTGCGGGGGGTGCAGGGCCAGGGCCTACTGTTATACAGGAAACTACCTGGCGGAGGAGCCATGGTGCTTCCGGAGATGA
- a CDS encoding radical SAM protein — protein sequence MISLTKLLLDREHFGDRLRYHGGAPAPAGAVVGLGPVVVWNCTRACNLACRHCYASATPGRSGKELSTEEGRAFLESLADFRVPAVLLSGGEPLMREDVFQLLEYGASLGLRIVLSTNGTLIDSGTAQGLRSAGVSYAGISLDGLEEVNDAFRGTEGAFEKTLAAFRHCRAAGQKAGLRLSLTRTTVRELPAIFRLVEEEGISRVCLYHLVSAGRGSELQGEALSAEETRDAMDFLIEKTLDFGNRGVDTEILTVDNHCDGLYVFLKMRERDPERAERIFGLLGRSGGNRSGMAIGAVDWEGNVTIDQFTRSVVLGNIREKGFAAVWRGEGDAFLAMVRDRKPHLRGRCGACRRLEQCNGNLRARAQAAGDFWGPDPACYLTDGEIGL from the coding sequence GTGATCAGCCTGACAAAGCTGCTGCTGGACCGGGAGCATTTCGGAGACAGGCTCAGGTACCACGGAGGCGCCCCGGCTCCTGCGGGTGCCGTCGTCGGCCTGGGACCGGTGGTGGTATGGAATTGCACCAGGGCATGCAACCTGGCGTGCCGCCACTGCTACGCCTCGGCGACGCCCGGCAGGTCTGGAAAGGAGCTTTCCACGGAAGAAGGCAGGGCATTTCTGGAGTCGCTGGCGGACTTCCGGGTCCCGGCCGTCCTTCTTTCCGGCGGGGAGCCCCTCATGAGGGAGGACGTCTTCCAGCTTCTGGAGTACGGCGCTTCCCTCGGGCTCCGAATTGTCCTATCCACCAATGGCACCCTTATCGACAGCGGCACGGCGCAGGGCCTCCGTTCAGCGGGCGTGAGCTACGCCGGCATCAGCCTCGACGGGCTGGAAGAGGTGAACGACGCCTTCCGGGGAACGGAGGGCGCCTTCGAAAAAACCCTCGCGGCCTTCCGGCACTGCCGGGCCGCAGGGCAGAAGGCGGGCCTCCGGCTCTCCCTTACCCGGACCACGGTGCGGGAGCTTCCCGCCATCTTCCGCCTCGTGGAAGAGGAGGGGATCTCCCGGGTCTGCCTCTACCACTTGGTGTCTGCCGGAAGGGGCAGCGAGCTGCAGGGTGAGGCCCTCTCCGCCGAAGAAACCCGGGACGCTATGGACTTCCTCATCGAAAAGACCCTTGATTTCGGCAACCGGGGAGTGGACACGGAAATCCTCACGGTGGACAACCATTGTGACGGTCTCTACGTTTTCCTGAAGATGAGGGAAAGGGACCCCGAACGGGCGGAAAGGATCTTCGGTCTGCTTGGCCGGAGCGGAGGCAACCGTTCAGGCATGGCCATCGGGGCCGTGGACTGGGAGGGCAACGTGACCATCGACCAGTTTACACGGTCCGTCGTTCTCGGAAACATCCGCGAGAAGGGATTTGCCGCTGTCTGGAGAGGGGAAGGGGACGCCTTCCTCGCCATGGTGCGGGACAGGAAGCCCCACCTCAGGGGACGGTGCGGCGCCTGCCGCCGGCTGGAGCAGTGCAACGGAAACCTCAGGGCCAGGGCCCAGGCTGCGGGAGACTTCTGGGGACCGGATCCGGCCTGTTATCTCACCGACGGGGAAATCGGACTGTAG
- a CDS encoding GNAT family N-acetyltransferase, with the protein MTIVTKIDGFTLRQAVKQDVSTLLSLIRELAVYEKLEDQVTATEESLETSLFGIRPGATALLGEWRGEPVAYAVYFHNFSTFAGRLGLYLEDVYVKPEMRGRGMGKAILSYLACLAKERGCARFEWAVLDWNTTSIEFYRSLGAEPLDGWTVFRLTGEALDRLAGK; encoded by the coding sequence ATGACGATAGTAACGAAAATTGATGGCTTCACCCTCCGGCAGGCTGTGAAACAGGACGTATCGACCCTTCTCTCCCTGATACGGGAACTTGCGGTGTACGAAAAGCTCGAAGACCAGGTGACGGCCACGGAGGAGAGCCTGGAAACAAGCCTGTTCGGCATCCGGCCGGGGGCAACGGCCCTTCTGGGAGAGTGGCGGGGGGAGCCGGTGGCCTACGCCGTCTACTTCCACAATTTCTCCACCTTTGCAGGCAGGCTCGGACTCTACCTCGAAGACGTGTACGTGAAGCCCGAAATGCGGGGGAGAGGGATGGGCAAGGCCATCCTCTCATATCTGGCCTGCCTGGCGAAAGAAAGGGGATGCGCCCGCTTCGAATGGGCGGTCCTGGACTGGAACACGACTTCCATCGAGTTTTACCGATCTCTCGGTGCCGAACCCCTGGACGGGTGGACGGTGTTCCGCCTGACCGGAGAAGCCCTGGACAGACTTGCGGGAAAATGA
- a CDS encoding NrpR regulatory domain-containing protein, with product MFEIDEYPETVIEIFRILYFSGKLQTTGELRSALKRRSVDVEARTIRYHLTNLEKNGLVRRYGNRGVMLTAEGVEEAKTLLVFDRVGGLAMETERLSLDCDYDPRTGKGSIMVNTILVDRRKTAEAIEILSGVSESRVILSSRLAVLHAGERMWNCEVPEGKNALIGVSGRNYDIMLQQARIPTETSATFLYRIEGGRPRGIADIISHSGTTLSPGELLIRGKYTSVSGVVATGCGLVTAAIKTFPSVFFDEVKSILENLDESLFSGLVEVRAQIPQSYRVSYKDRNRGYMLVYGGANFFAPLVEQDIAEHLSISHSIYRSERMLPVKEAAASFPG from the coding sequence ATGTTCGAAATCGACGAATACCCGGAAACTGTCATTGAAATATTCAGGATCCTCTATTTTTCGGGAAAACTCCAGACCACGGGGGAGCTTCGTTCCGCCCTCAAAAGGAGAAGCGTGGATGTGGAAGCCAGGACCATAAGGTACCACCTCACGAACCTTGAGAAAAACGGCCTTGTGCGCCGCTATGGAAACAGGGGCGTCATGCTCACGGCGGAGGGGGTGGAGGAGGCAAAAACACTCCTTGTTTTCGACAGGGTGGGAGGCCTCGCCATGGAGACGGAGCGCCTCTCCCTTGACTGCGATTATGATCCCCGGACCGGAAAGGGGAGCATCATGGTCAACACGATCCTCGTGGACCGGAGGAAGACCGCGGAAGCCATTGAAATCCTGTCGGGGGTTTCCGAAAGCAGGGTCATCCTCTCTTCCAGGCTCGCTGTGCTCCATGCCGGGGAAAGGATGTGGAACTGCGAGGTGCCCGAGGGCAAAAACGCCCTCATCGGGGTATCGGGAAGAAACTACGACATCATGCTCCAGCAGGCCCGGATTCCCACCGAGACGAGTGCCACCTTCCTGTACAGAATCGAGGGCGGCCGACCCAGGGGCATCGCCGACATCATCTCCCATTCGGGAACGACCCTCAGTCCCGGAGAGCTTCTTATACGGGGAAAATACACGTCGGTCTCCGGCGTCGTCGCGACAGGGTGCGGGCTGGTCACGGCCGCGATCAAGACCTTTCCGTCTGTTTTTTTCGATGAAGTGAAATCGATCCTTGAGAACCTCGACGAAAGTTTGTTCTCGGGCCTCGTGGAGGTTCGGGCACAGATTCCCCAATCCTACAGGGTGTCCTACAAGGACCGGAACAGGGGCTACATGCTCGTGTACGGCGGGGCGAACTTCTTTGCCCCGCTGGTGGAACAGGATATTGCGGAGCACCTTTCAATCAGCCACAGCATCTACCGAAGTGAACGGATGCTGCCCGTGAAGGAAGCTGCAGCGTCTTTTCCCGGCTGA
- a CDS encoding acyclic terpene utilization AtuA family protein: MRKVSLLVSTGNLGDNIIEKGTFYEGVKRDIDCFGADAGTADAGPTFLGADMPHNPIEWERHDLEITLVEARKKKVPMIVGSCSTTGTDRGVNLYGDIIRTVAKERKMEPFTMALIYSQIPLEALRERVRKGETEPLGASFPLTDEVLDNTTNVTASMGVEQIMHALEKGADVIIAGRACDDAVLAAYPIFRGFDRGVSLHMGKAAECASLVCWPQKVKESIIGTVYDDYFTIEPIHPDQQATPHSVAAHSMYERTNPFIQALPGGILDMHASKYEAQTDRICKVSGSLFIPSPDGSYKVKLEGAGEAGHRVYHLVGIRDTRAIAHLDQILSDTRKKVSDIIGPARDDQYELFFHPYGKNAIMKENEPVEVTQSHEVAIVIEVISKDLELATSVAKCAKFRFFYMSYPGQMNSSGGSVALITDEPLFPKNKCYQWTVDHLLTLKDPLDPGIFRYTFETVSGT; encoded by the coding sequence ATGAGGAAAGTTTCTCTGCTGGTTTCGACAGGCAACCTCGGAGACAACATCATCGAGAAGGGGACCTTCTACGAAGGCGTCAAGAGAGACATCGACTGCTTTGGGGCCGACGCTGGAACTGCCGATGCCGGCCCCACGTTTTTGGGGGCGGATATGCCCCATAATCCCATCGAGTGGGAGCGCCACGACCTCGAGATCACCCTCGTGGAGGCCAGGAAAAAGAAGGTGCCCATGATCGTGGGCTCCTGCAGCACCACCGGTACGGACAGAGGGGTCAACCTCTACGGGGACATCATCCGCACAGTCGCAAAGGAACGGAAGATGGAACCCTTCACCATGGCCCTCATCTACTCCCAGATACCCTTGGAGGCCCTCCGGGAGCGTGTCAGGAAAGGCGAGACGGAACCCCTGGGGGCGTCCTTTCCCTTGACGGACGAGGTCCTGGACAACACCACCAACGTCACGGCCAGCATGGGAGTGGAGCAGATCATGCACGCCCTGGAAAAGGGGGCGGACGTGATCATAGCCGGGCGGGCCTGCGACGACGCCGTGCTTGCCGCCTACCCCATCTTCAGGGGCTTCGACAGGGGCGTGAGCCTCCACATGGGAAAGGCCGCCGAATGCGCCTCCCTTGTCTGCTGGCCCCAGAAGGTCAAGGAATCCATCATCGGAACCGTGTACGACGACTACTTCACCATCGAGCCCATCCACCCGGACCAGCAGGCAACCCCCCACAGCGTGGCCGCCCACTCCATGTACGAGCGGACCAATCCCTTCATCCAGGCCCTTCCGGGAGGCATCCTCGACATGCACGCCAGTAAATACGAGGCCCAGACGGACCGGATCTGCAAAGTGTCGGGAAGCCTTTTCATCCCCTCCCCCGACGGCAGCTACAAGGTGAAGCTTGAAGGGGCCGGAGAAGCGGGACACCGAGTATACCATCTCGTGGGCATCCGGGACACGCGGGCCATCGCTCACCTCGACCAGATACTCTCCGACACACGAAAGAAGGTTTCCGACATCATCGGACCGGCACGGGACGACCAGTACGAACTTTTTTTCCACCCCTACGGAAAGAACGCCATCATGAAGGAGAACGAGCCTGTGGAGGTCACCCAATCCCACGAGGTCGCCATCGTCATCGAGGTCATTTCGAAGGATCTCGAGCTGGCCACCTCCGTCGCCAAGTGCGCCAAGTTCCGGTTCTTCTACATGAGCTACCCGGGCCAGATGAACTCCTCGGGAGGATCGGTGGCCCTGATAACAGACGAGCCCCTCTTCCCGAAGAACAAGTGTTACCAGTGGACGGTGGACCATCTTCTCACCCTGAAGGATCCCCTGGACCCCGGCATCTTCCGGTACACTTTCGAAACCGTTTCAGGAACGTAG
- a CDS encoding MmgE/PrpD family protein, which yields MEAQGTKTLLTELADFYASLGRRDIPGNVLEKARRVLMDFLCETAAGFHEGELAAIAIEYARETGGREEATILCDGSRVPAPWAALATGIMAHSIELDDGHRWGTSHPAVVVIPAVLAMGEKMNSSFHDILKGIAIGYDVMLRAARSINPSHLKRGFHSTGTCGSIGAAAGCASILGLAGKQFAYAMSMGGLQSAGLQEMLHDHPGIKPLQPGKSAMAGVLSAEFALRGARSPRTLFEGQHGWFKAMCAGEYSEEALTGDLGKRWEILLTYTKLYPTCRHCHAAIDLVREARRELGCTERDVESIHVKTYRLGIVEVGQIFLPATFEEAMFSMPFSLAVALRKGNVTLQDYTPELLADGELRRVASAVTISEDDRMNALYPEERGAWLRLVLKDGRSFEKGIPVAKGEPENPVTDGDLREKLTAMLAPYYPEEFVSGLWEICIGSEPGDAGFGRILDHFGRFHTP from the coding sequence ATGGAAGCGCAGGGAACGAAGACGCTCCTCACGGAACTGGCGGACTTCTACGCCTCCCTCGGCCGCAGGGACATACCCGGAAACGTCCTGGAGAAGGCCCGGAGGGTGCTCATGGATTTCCTCTGCGAAACTGCCGCCGGTTTTCACGAAGGGGAACTGGCGGCGATCGCCATAGAGTACGCCAGGGAGACCGGCGGCAGGGAGGAAGCCACCATTCTCTGCGACGGAAGCAGGGTTCCTGCGCCCTGGGCGGCCCTGGCCACGGGGATCATGGCCCACTCTATCGAGCTGGACGACGGGCACCGGTGGGGTACGTCCCACCCCGCCGTGGTGGTCATTCCCGCCGTACTGGCCATGGGGGAGAAGATGAATTCTTCCTTTCACGACATTCTGAAGGGAATCGCCATCGGGTACGACGTCATGCTCAGGGCGGCACGGTCCATCAACCCTTCCCACCTGAAGCGGGGCTTCCACTCCACCGGGACCTGCGGCTCCATCGGGGCCGCCGCCGGGTGCGCCTCCATCCTGGGACTGGCGGGCAAACAGTTCGCCTACGCCATGTCCATGGGAGGGCTTCAGAGCGCGGGGCTCCAGGAGATGCTCCACGACCACCCGGGGATCAAGCCCCTGCAGCCCGGCAAATCAGCCATGGCAGGAGTGCTTTCGGCGGAATTCGCCCTTCGGGGGGCCCGGTCCCCCCGCACCCTCTTCGAGGGGCAACACGGCTGGTTCAAGGCCATGTGCGCCGGGGAATATTCTGAAGAAGCCCTCACAGGAGACCTCGGGAAGCGGTGGGAAATCCTGCTGACCTACACCAAGCTCTACCCCACGTGCAGGCACTGCCACGCGGCCATTGACCTGGTGAGGGAGGCCAGGAGAGAGCTGGGCTGCACGGAACGGGACGTGGAATCCATCCACGTGAAGACCTACCGGCTCGGCATCGTGGAAGTGGGGCAGATCTTCCTGCCCGCCACCTTCGAGGAGGCCATGTTCAGCATGCCCTTCTCCCTCGCCGTGGCCCTCAGGAAGGGGAACGTCACCCTCCAGGACTACACGCCCGAACTCCTTGCCGACGGGGAACTGAGGCGGGTCGCATCCGCCGTGACGATCAGCGAGGACGACCGAATGAACGCCCTGTATCCCGAGGAGCGGGGCGCATGGCTGCGCCTCGTACTGAAGGACGGCAGGAGCTTCGAGAAGGGAATCCCCGTGGCGAAGGGCGAACCGGAGAACCCGGTCACGGACGGGGACCTCAGGGAAAAGCTGACGGCCATGCTGGCCCCCTACTACCCGGAAGAATTCGTATCGGGTCTCTGGGAGATATGCATAGGGTCCGAACCCGGTGATGCCGGGTTCGGACGAATACTCGACCATTTCGGGAGGTTTCATACGCCATGA